In one window of Nakamurella sp. PAMC28650 DNA:
- a CDS encoding amidohydrolase family protein translates to MARPQPLHITGRDAATGESVEYWTAGGVFVEGPMTGAVELTGWTLPGFVDAHCHIGYSEDGAVTLGEAEAQARTNLATGVLAIRDCGSPIDTRPLTDRDDLPILVRAGRHIAQPKRYIRGLGVDLADPADLPAEVAAQVAYGGGWVKLVGDWIDRGIGDLAPLWPDDLLVEAISVAHEAGCRVTAHVFGEDALPGLLAAGIDCIEHGTGLTAETIDEMVRRRVHLIPTMINIVNFPMFADAATRFPAYAKHMRDLHERSDATFAAAVEAGIAVHAGTDAGGYIEHGRIVDEIVAMGRLGLAPRRVLDATCHDARNWLGLGAQDQGDSADLVLYPADPAVDLEVLRHPTAVIRAGRIV, encoded by the coding sequence ATGGCCAGACCGCAGCCACTGCACATCACCGGTCGTGACGCGGCGACCGGTGAGTCCGTCGAGTACTGGACCGCCGGTGGTGTGTTCGTCGAAGGACCGATGACCGGAGCCGTCGAACTGACCGGATGGACCCTGCCGGGGTTCGTCGATGCGCACTGCCACATCGGGTACTCCGAGGACGGCGCAGTCACCCTCGGGGAGGCCGAAGCGCAGGCCCGGACCAACCTGGCCACCGGCGTGCTCGCGATCCGCGACTGCGGGTCGCCGATCGACACCCGGCCCCTGACCGATCGCGACGACCTGCCGATCCTGGTCAGGGCCGGCCGGCACATCGCCCAACCCAAGCGCTACATCCGCGGGCTCGGTGTCGACCTGGCGGACCCCGCCGACCTGCCCGCCGAGGTGGCCGCCCAGGTGGCCTACGGGGGTGGGTGGGTCAAGCTGGTCGGGGACTGGATCGATCGCGGTATCGGTGATCTGGCCCCGTTGTGGCCGGACGACCTGCTGGTCGAGGCGATCTCGGTGGCGCACGAGGCGGGGTGCCGCGTCACCGCGCACGTCTTCGGGGAGGACGCGCTGCCCGGTCTGCTGGCCGCCGGCATCGACTGCATCGAGCACGGCACCGGCCTGACGGCGGAGACCATCGACGAAATGGTCCGCCGCCGGGTGCACCTGATCCCGACGATGATCAACATCGTCAACTTCCCGATGTTCGCCGATGCAGCCACCCGTTTCCCCGCCTACGCCAAGCACATGCGTGACCTGCACGAACGCAGTGACGCCACCTTCGCGGCGGCCGTCGAAGCGGGAATTGCAGTGCACGCCGGGACCGATGCCGGCGGCTACATCGAGCACGGCCGGATCGTCGACGAGATCGTGGCGATGGGCCGGCTCGGCCTCGCGCCGCGGCGGGTGCTCGACGCCACCTGCCACGACGCCAGGAACTGGCTGGGGCTGGGTGCGCAGGACCAGGGGGACTCGGCCGACCTGGTCCTCTACCCAGCGGACCCGGCGGTCGACCTCGAGGTGCTGCGCCATCCGACCGCGGTGATCAGAGCCGGGCGGATCGTGTAG
- the rpsP gene encoding 30S ribosomal protein S16, producing MAVKIKLARFGKIREPFYRVVVADARTRRSGRAIEAIGKYHPKLEPSLIEIDSERAQYWLGVGAQPTESVLSLLKVTGDWQKFKGLPGAEGTLKPQPEKVDKRARYEAALAAIGSDDGPSATTAKKKAAAPAADDVVADEK from the coding sequence GTGGCTGTCAAGATCAAGCTCGCTCGCTTCGGCAAGATTCGCGAGCCGTTCTACCGTGTCGTCGTCGCCGATGCCCGCACCCGCCGCAGCGGACGCGCCATCGAGGCCATCGGCAAGTACCACCCGAAGCTCGAGCCGTCGCTCATCGAGATCGATTCCGAGCGCGCGCAGTACTGGCTGGGTGTCGGCGCACAGCCGACCGAATCCGTGTTGTCGCTGCTCAAGGTCACCGGTGACTGGCAGAAGTTCAAGGGCCTCCCGGGCGCAGAGGGCACGCTGAAGCCGCAGCCCGAGAAGGTCGACAAGCGTGCCCGGTACGAAGCGGCCCTGGCCGCCATCGGCTCCGACGACGGGCCCTCGGCCACCACCGCCAAGAAGAAGGCCGCCGCCCCGGCTGCAGATGATGTCGTGGCAGACGAGAAGTGA
- a CDS encoding RNA-binding protein → MSVLTDALEHLVKGIVDHDEDVHVDLTTGRRGRTLQIRVHPDDLGKVIGRGGRTATALRTVMSAVGGRGIRVDVVDTDR, encoded by the coding sequence GTGAGTGTGCTGACCGACGCCCTCGAGCATCTGGTCAAGGGCATCGTCGATCATGACGAGGACGTCCACGTCGACCTGACCACCGGTCGTCGTGGGCGCACGCTGCAGATCCGGGTGCACCCTGACGATCTGGGCAAGGTCATCGGCCGCGGCGGTCGTACCGCGACTGCACTGCGGACGGTCATGTCGGCGGTCGGCGGGCGCGGAATCCGCGTCGACGTGGTCGACACGGATCGTTGA
- the rimM gene encoding ribosome maturation factor RimM (Essential for efficient processing of 16S rRNA) translates to MTQLQVGRIGRAHGIRGEVTVNPFTDDPDARFAVGSELQTDSAARPVMVVSGARRSGPVQVIGFEGIVDRNTAETLRGIGLFVDAEALPEPEDDDEFYDHQLIGLVVHHHSSGDVLGEIVDVMHPPAAPVLVVNRPDGTEELVPFVSAIVPEVDIAAGRVTVDPPDGMFG, encoded by the coding sequence TTGACGCAGCTCCAGGTCGGTCGGATCGGCCGGGCCCACGGCATCCGCGGCGAGGTCACGGTGAACCCTTTCACCGACGACCCGGACGCCCGTTTCGCCGTGGGCTCGGAGCTGCAGACCGACTCGGCGGCCCGGCCCGTGATGGTGGTCTCCGGTGCCCGGCGCTCCGGTCCGGTACAGGTGATCGGGTTCGAGGGCATCGTCGATCGCAACACGGCCGAGACCCTCCGTGGGATCGGGCTCTTCGTGGACGCCGAGGCCCTGCCGGAACCGGAGGACGACGACGAGTTCTACGATCACCAGCTGATCGGTTTGGTCGTGCACCACCACAGCTCCGGTGACGTCCTCGGCGAGATCGTCGACGTGATGCACCCGCCGGCCGCACCCGTCCTGGTGGTGAACCGTCCCGACGGGACCGAGGAACTCGTCCCGTTCGTCAGCGCGATCGTGCCCGAGGTCGACATCGCCGCCGGCAGGGTCACCGTCGACCCGCCCGACGGCATGTTCGGGTGA
- the trmD gene encoding tRNA (guanosine(37)-N1)-methyltransferase TrmD: MNLDVITIFPEYLAPLRESLLGRAISDGLIGLAVHDLRDFATDRHRTVDDTPYGGGAGMVMKADVWGRAIEAVTAVPSTGSTLIVPTPAGRLFGQGVAAELATRTQLVFACGRYEGIDQRVAEHASESMQVMELSIGDYVLAGGESAVLVMVEAIARLIPGVLGNPLSAVTDSFGEASPGLLEYPSYTRPPEYHGLPVPPVLLSGHHGAIDRWRRDESLRRTARRRPDLIAALDPADLDRADRAVLDRELGQEPAIWPGRADLAD; this comes from the coding sequence GTGAATCTCGACGTCATCACGATCTTCCCGGAATACCTAGCGCCACTGCGGGAGTCGTTGTTGGGACGGGCCATCTCCGATGGTCTGATCGGGTTGGCCGTGCACGACCTGCGGGACTTCGCCACCGACCGGCACCGCACCGTCGACGACACCCCGTACGGGGGCGGCGCCGGCATGGTGATGAAGGCCGACGTCTGGGGGCGGGCGATCGAGGCCGTCACCGCAGTGCCCTCGACGGGCAGCACCCTGATCGTGCCGACGCCGGCCGGCCGGTTGTTCGGCCAGGGGGTGGCCGCCGAACTGGCCACCCGCACGCAGCTCGTCTTCGCCTGCGGACGGTACGAGGGCATCGATCAGCGGGTGGCCGAGCACGCATCGGAATCCATGCAGGTGATGGAGCTCTCGATCGGGGACTACGTGCTGGCCGGGGGCGAGTCGGCCGTGCTGGTGATGGTGGAGGCCATCGCCCGGTTGATCCCCGGCGTCCTCGGCAATCCGCTCTCCGCCGTCACCGATTCGTTCGGCGAGGCCTCGCCCGGTCTGCTGGAGTACCCGAGCTACACCAGACCTCCGGAATACCACGGCCTCCCGGTCCCGCCGGTGCTGCTGTCCGGTCACCACGGTGCGATCGATCGGTGGCGACGGGACGAGTCCCTGAGACGCACGGCGCGCCGCCGACCCGATCTGATCGCCGCACTGGACCCGGCGGACCTGGACCGGGCCGACCGGGCCGTGCTCGACCGCGAACTGGGCCAGGAGCCTGCCATTTGGCCAGGTCGCGCTGATCTGGCAGACTAG
- the rplS gene encoding 50S ribosomal protein L19, with product MNTLDALDAASLRTDLPDFRPGDTVKVHVKVIEGARSRIQIFAGHVIRRQGGGIRETFTVRKVSFGVGVERTFPVHSPNLDRIELVTKGDVRRAKLYYLRELRGKAAKIKEKRDR from the coding sequence ATGAACACCCTGGACGCTCTGGATGCCGCCTCGTTGCGGACCGATCTTCCGGATTTCCGGCCGGGCGACACCGTCAAGGTGCACGTCAAGGTCATCGAGGGCGCGCGCTCCCGTATCCAGATCTTCGCCGGCCACGTCATCCGTCGTCAGGGCGGTGGCATCCGCGAGACCTTCACCGTCCGCAAGGTCAGCTTCGGCGTCGGCGTCGAGCGCACCTTCCCGGTGCATTCCCCGAACCTGGACCGGATCGAGTTGGTCACCAAGGGCGATGTGCGTCGGGCCAAGCTCTACTACCTTCGGGAACTGCGCGGCAAGGCCGCCAAGATCAAGGAAAAGCGCGACCGCTGA
- the lepB gene encoding signal peptidase I, with amino-acid sequence MNEDEADKPAVGGPWQDWVVSSDHEASAPPADTSSGPPGEDHQEAVGRWRQQSKKRNRKTKRPFWVELPILIVVAFALTFLIQTFVAKVYYVPSGSMEKTLHGVPSGGDRILASKIVYDFRDPKQGDIVVFKGPDSWAPEADIAGPTTWIGKAMASLGSVVGVAPPNEKDFVKRVIAVGGQTVACCDAKGNVTVDGKSLVEPYIYEPIPFDPGVSDCTVPGIDTDHFSSTRCFVPFKVPMGQLWVMGDHRSQSADSSYECQGLRQSLADKYIQQYGGGIGCARPIPADDVIGKAIFIVMPPSRWGTLGNPDIDPQALAIGPGPTAAVPVTGGLLLTLGLRGSLAMVPSRRRRRRERKAARRR; translated from the coding sequence ATGAACGAGGACGAGGCCGACAAACCTGCTGTCGGGGGACCATGGCAGGACTGGGTGGTCAGTTCCGACCACGAGGCCTCTGCACCGCCGGCCGACACCTCGTCCGGGCCGCCGGGCGAGGATCACCAGGAGGCCGTCGGCAGATGGCGGCAGCAGTCCAAGAAGCGGAACCGGAAGACGAAACGTCCCTTCTGGGTCGAGCTGCCGATCCTGATCGTCGTCGCCTTCGCGTTGACCTTCCTGATCCAGACCTTCGTGGCCAAGGTCTACTACGTGCCCTCCGGTTCGATGGAGAAGACGCTCCACGGCGTGCCTTCCGGTGGCGACCGCATCCTGGCCAGCAAGATCGTCTACGACTTCCGCGACCCGAAGCAGGGCGACATCGTCGTGTTCAAGGGCCCGGACAGCTGGGCGCCGGAGGCCGACATCGCCGGGCCGACCACCTGGATCGGCAAGGCCATGGCGTCATTGGGATCGGTGGTCGGCGTCGCCCCGCCGAACGAGAAGGACTTCGTCAAGCGGGTCATCGCGGTGGGCGGGCAGACGGTGGCCTGTTGCGACGCGAAGGGAAATGTGACGGTCGACGGCAAGTCGCTCGTCGAGCCCTACATCTACGAGCCGATCCCGTTCGACCCCGGGGTGTCCGACTGCACCGTGCCGGGCATCGATACGGACCACTTCAGCTCGACGCGCTGCTTCGTGCCCTTCAAGGTCCCGATGGGACAGCTGTGGGTGATGGGGGATCACCGGAGCCAGTCGGCCGACTCCTCGTACGAATGCCAGGGGCTCAGACAGTCGTTGGCAGACAAGTACATCCAGCAGTACGGGGGCGGGATCGGTTGTGCCCGGCCCATTCCGGCCGACGACGTGATCGGCAAGGCGATCTTCATCGTCATGCCGCCGTCCCGGTGGGGCACGCTCGGCAACCCGGACATCGATCCGCAGGCGTTGGCGATCGGTCCCGGTCCCACCGCGGCCGTACCGGTCACCGGTGGTCTGCTGCTGACCCTCGGGCTCCGTGGGTCACTGGCGATGGTGCCGAGCAGACGCCGTCGACGGAGGGAACGAAAGGCCGCGCGCCGGCGATGA
- a CDS encoding ribonuclease HII, translating into MTTGSGSRPHLRLEKELLRGGLQRLAAMDEVGRGALAGPVSVGVVVVTARIGRVPLGLKDSKLMTPAARQTLLPVVRRWAGEFAVGHAGPAEIDAVGIIGALRLAGRRALAQLPAPVDAVLLDGNHDYLSEPEPVLFSDTPPVFTRIKADLTCAGVAGASVLAKTERDGMLRRLALEYPDYLFEVNKGYGTAEHVAALRRHGPSEVHRRSWRLPTGEVDLADEG; encoded by the coding sequence ATGACCACAGGCTCCGGTTCCCGGCCGCACCTGCGGCTGGAGAAGGAATTGCTGCGCGGTGGACTGCAGCGGCTGGCGGCGATGGACGAGGTCGGCCGCGGCGCGCTGGCCGGTCCGGTCAGCGTCGGCGTGGTGGTGGTGACGGCGCGGATCGGCCGGGTGCCGCTCGGCCTGAAGGATTCCAAGCTCATGACGCCGGCGGCGAGGCAGACCCTGCTGCCGGTGGTTCGCCGGTGGGCGGGGGAGTTCGCCGTCGGGCACGCCGGCCCGGCCGAGATCGACGCGGTCGGCATCATCGGTGCACTGCGGCTGGCCGGTCGACGTGCGCTCGCCCAACTACCGGCACCGGTCGATGCGGTGTTACTGGACGGCAACCACGACTACCTGTCCGAACCCGAACCGGTCCTGTTCTCCGACACCCCGCCGGTGTTCACCAGGATCAAGGCCGATCTCACCTGCGCCGGGGTGGCCGGAGCGAGCGTGTTGGCCAAGACCGAGCGGGACGGGATGCTGCGGCGGCTGGCGCTCGAGTACCCCGACTACCTGTTCGAGGTGAACAAGGGCTACGGCACCGCAGAGCACGTGGCGGCACTGCGGCGGCACGGACCGAGCGAGGTGCACCGACGGAGCTGGCGACTGCCGACCGGCGAGGTCGACCTCGCCGATGAGGGATGA
- a CDS encoding DUF2469 domain-containing protein: MSAEDLEQYETEMELQLYREYRDIVGQFAYVVETERRFYLCNAVDVQVRNSEGDMYFEVRMSDAWVWDMYRPARFVKNVRVVTFKDVNVEELDKPDLRLPEGETFT; encoded by the coding sequence GTGAGTGCAGAGGATCTGGAGCAGTACGAGACCGAGATGGAGCTCCAGCTCTACCGCGAGTACCGCGACATCGTCGGGCAGTTCGCCTACGTGGTGGAGACCGAGCGCCGGTTCTACCTGTGCAACGCGGTCGACGTCCAGGTGCGCAATTCCGAGGGGGACATGTACTTCGAGGTGAGGATGTCCGATGCCTGGGTCTGGGACATGTACCGGCCGGCCAGGTTCGTCAAGAACGTCAGGGTCGTGACGTTCAAGGACGTCAACGTGGAAGAGCTGGACAAGCCCGATCTGCGCCTGCCGGAAGGCGAGACCTTCACCTGA
- the larC gene encoding nickel pincer cofactor biosynthesis protein LarC has translation MTGGHAWIDASAGVAGDMLLGALLDAGAQLSGIQRAVDLVIPGSVRLDRTQVDRAGQRATKVDVAVLVDDPPHRRWADLRILLAGGDLDPAIRDRVLAVFAHLADAEARVHGIPADDVHFHEVGALDSIADVVGVCAAIDDLGITGITAGSVAVGSGRITTAHGDIAVPVPAVAQLAIGWQVSTGGRGELTTPTGMALVTTLATACEPLPPMTLHAIGIGAGSKDFPDRPNVTRVLIGSPTSPDAGTESGLVLETNIDDMDPRLWPGVLTALLADGAADAWLTPILMKKGRPAHTLSVLCRPAQGRLLRASIFALTSTIGIREHRVDRDVLARSWVDLPVAGSTVAIKIAHRDGRIVRATPEFDTVQAAAQDSRRPTAEVLDAAVSAAHRAGLVVGGPLPAAPSEGLLDVRKLDLLAGAREDPDHVEPDADPPHPVVGEEDLGQPSQLAPLALGDRLER, from the coding sequence ATGACGGGGGGACACGCCTGGATCGATGCGTCCGCCGGGGTGGCCGGCGACATGCTGCTCGGCGCACTGCTCGACGCCGGCGCGCAGCTGTCCGGCATCCAGCGGGCCGTCGACCTGGTGATCCCCGGTTCCGTCCGGCTGGATCGGACCCAGGTCGACCGCGCGGGGCAGCGGGCCACCAAGGTCGATGTCGCAGTGCTGGTCGACGACCCGCCGCACCGCCGGTGGGCCGACCTCCGCATCCTGCTGGCGGGCGGCGACCTGGACCCCGCGATCCGTGACCGGGTGCTGGCCGTCTTCGCGCATCTGGCCGACGCCGAGGCCCGCGTCCACGGCATCCCGGCGGACGACGTGCACTTCCACGAGGTCGGAGCCCTCGATTCGATCGCCGACGTGGTCGGGGTCTGCGCGGCCATCGACGATCTCGGCATCACCGGCATCACCGCGGGCTCGGTCGCGGTCGGCTCCGGGCGGATCACCACCGCCCACGGCGATATCGCCGTGCCGGTACCGGCCGTCGCGCAACTCGCCATCGGTTGGCAGGTGAGCACCGGTGGCCGCGGAGAACTGACCACTCCGACCGGGATGGCGCTGGTGACCACGCTGGCCACGGCCTGCGAGCCGCTCCCGCCGATGACGTTGCACGCCATCGGGATCGGGGCCGGCAGCAAAGACTTCCCGGATCGACCGAACGTCACCCGGGTCCTGATCGGCAGTCCCACCTCACCGGACGCCGGGACCGAGTCCGGCCTCGTCCTGGAGACCAACATCGACGACATGGACCCGCGTCTGTGGCCGGGCGTCCTGACGGCCCTCCTGGCGGACGGGGCGGCCGACGCGTGGCTCACCCCGATCCTGATGAAGAAGGGCCGTCCGGCCCACACCCTGAGCGTGCTGTGCCGACCCGCCCAGGGCCGGCTGCTGCGGGCCAGCATCTTCGCGCTCACCAGCACCATCGGCATCCGGGAACACCGGGTCGACAGGGACGTCCTGGCCAGGAGCTGGGTCGACCTGCCGGTCGCCGGCAGCACCGTGGCCATCAAGATCGCCCACCGCGACGGCCGGATCGTCCGGGCGACCCCCGAGTTCGACACCGTGCAGGCTGCCGCCCAGGATTCGCGCCGGCCCACCGCAGAGGTGCTGGACGCGGCGGTCTCGGCCGCCCACCGCGCCGGACTGGTCGTCGGCGGGCCGCTGCCGGCCGCCCCGTCAGAAGGCCTGCTCGATGTGCGAAAGCTCGACCTCCTGGCCGGGGCGCGCGAGGACCCCGATCACGTCGAACCGGACGCTGACCCACCGCATCCCGTAGTCGGCGAGGAAGACCTGGGCCAGCCGTCGCAGCTTGCGCCGCTTGCCCTGGGTGACCGCCTCGAACGGTGA
- the larB gene encoding nickel pincer cofactor biosynthesis protein LarB, with product MAELEDFATLDFTRAQRRGYPEAVLCQGKTVGQVAQIAAAFRDRADGVVLFTRATPAHADAILGELPEALHDDDSRLVIWPSAPPSPTGGLVVVVSAGTSDLPVAREALLSAQYLGRPTALVVDVGVAGLHRVLARLELLRSARVLIVAAGMDGALPSVVAGLVSAPVIALPTSVGYGASFGGVAALLSMLNSCSPGVGVVNIDNGYGAGHLAAQIAAPVPPG from the coding sequence ATGGCTGAGCTCGAGGATTTCGCCACCCTGGACTTCACCAGGGCCCAGCGCCGCGGCTATCCGGAGGCCGTCCTGTGCCAGGGCAAGACCGTCGGGCAGGTCGCGCAGATCGCCGCAGCGTTCCGGGACCGGGCCGACGGTGTGGTCCTGTTCACCAGGGCGACACCGGCCCACGCCGACGCGATCCTCGGTGAACTCCCGGAGGCGTTGCACGACGACGATTCCCGGTTGGTCATCTGGCCCTCCGCTCCCCCTTCGCCGACCGGGGGGCTCGTCGTGGTGGTCAGCGCCGGAACCTCGGATCTGCCGGTCGCCCGCGAGGCGCTGCTGAGCGCGCAGTATCTCGGACGTCCCACCGCGCTGGTCGTCGACGTGGGGGTGGCCGGACTGCACCGGGTGCTGGCCCGGCTGGAGCTGCTGCGGAGCGCCAGGGTGCTGATCGTGGCCGCCGGGATGGACGGGGCCCTGCCCAGCGTGGTGGCCGGGTTGGTCTCCGCGCCCGTCATCGCGCTACCGACATCGGTCGGATACGGTGCCTCGTTCGGCGGCGTCGCCGCGCTGCTGTCCATGCTCAATTCCTGCTCGCCGGGCGTCGGCGTCGTCAACATCGACAATGGTTACGGCGCAGGCCATCTGGCGGCACAGATCGCTGCGCCGGTGCCACCGGGATGA
- the larE gene encoding ATP-dependent sacrificial sulfur transferase LarE, with translation MTMVWEEAALQRIRVALEGVTRLGVAFSGGVDSSVLVAAAVRILGADRVVAVLGVSPSLAADERTAAHEVARFIGVPVVEVATFEGDRPAYRANGPDRCFHCKDELFTRIDDEVIAAHRLDAVGYGENADDSLRPDRPGARAATDHHVLRPLVEAGLDKAAVRRLARSWQLPCADKPAAPCLASRVPHFQSVSPEKLRQIEKTESALRRLGLGNLRVRHHGDVARIELTEDDLLRAVHEPVRSGIRQAAEASGFRFAAVDLAGVQSGAFTLPLVRVDG, from the coding sequence ATGACCATGGTCTGGGAAGAAGCTGCGCTGCAACGCATCCGGGTCGCCCTGGAGGGGGTGACGCGGCTGGGCGTCGCCTTCTCCGGCGGCGTGGACTCCTCGGTGCTGGTGGCGGCGGCGGTCCGGATCCTCGGCGCGGATCGGGTGGTCGCCGTGCTGGGGGTCTCGCCCAGCCTGGCCGCGGACGAGCGGACCGCGGCCCACGAGGTGGCCCGGTTCATCGGGGTGCCGGTCGTGGAGGTCGCGACCTTCGAGGGCGACCGACCGGCCTACCGCGCCAACGGACCGGATCGCTGCTTCCACTGCAAGGACGAGCTCTTCACCCGGATCGACGACGAGGTGATCGCCGCCCACCGGCTGGATGCGGTGGGCTACGGCGAGAACGCCGACGACTCGCTCCGGCCGGACCGTCCGGGTGCCCGCGCCGCGACGGACCACCACGTGCTGCGCCCGCTGGTCGAGGCCGGTCTGGACAAGGCCGCGGTCCGGCGGCTGGCCAGGAGCTGGCAGCTGCCGTGCGCCGACAAGCCGGCCGCTCCGTGCCTGGCCTCCCGCGTCCCGCACTTCCAGAGCGTCAGCCCCGAGAAGCTGCGGCAGATCGAGAAGACGGAGTCCGCCCTGCGCCGGCTGGGTCTGGGCAATCTACGGGTCCGGCACCACGGTGACGTCGCCCGCATCGAACTGACCGAGGACGATCTGTTGCGGGCCGTGCACGAACCGGTGCGGAGCGGAATCCGGCAGGCGGCCGAGGCTAGCGGCTTCCGCTTCGCCGCCGTCGATCTGGCCGGGGTGCAGTCCGGTGCGTTCACCCTGCCGCTGGTCCGGGTCGATGGCTGA
- a CDS encoding lactate racemase domain-containing protein, with protein sequence MRNTLSAAGEVGSGATLIGGSQGVLTPQRIRDFVAESLAAQDLDGRSVCVIVPDGTRSCPLPLLLSALHGALSGRAVQVTVLIALGTHAAMDEAQLARHLGYAEGALAATYPGMTIRNHEWWNPDTFVSLGSISAERVGELSGGRLHRSVEVVLNRAVVDHDVAIVVGPVFPHEVVGFSGGNKYFFPGVAGPEVIDFSHWLGALISSVEIIGTRGITPVRALIDEAASLIPSRRLALCLVAESGTDALHAASFGTPEAAWAACADISALTHVRYLDAPVARVLSIIPTRYQDMWTGAKGFYKVEPVVADGGQVILYAPHINELSAMHPAITEIGYHCRDYFLGQWDRFKDHHWGDLAHSTHLRGAGTWDPVDGERGRVTVTLATGIPEAVVRAANLDYLDPACVDRAALEADPDTLVLPQAGEVLFRLRGEQ encoded by the coding sequence ATGAGGAACACCCTGTCAGCCGCCGGCGAGGTCGGGTCCGGCGCCACCCTGATCGGTGGTTCGCAGGGGGTACTGACGCCGCAGCGGATCCGGGACTTCGTCGCCGAATCCCTGGCCGCACAGGACCTCGACGGCAGGAGCGTCTGCGTGATCGTCCCGGACGGCACGCGCAGTTGTCCGCTTCCACTGCTGCTGTCCGCCCTCCACGGGGCCCTGTCCGGACGGGCCGTCCAGGTCACCGTGCTGATCGCCCTGGGGACCCACGCCGCGATGGACGAGGCCCAGCTGGCCCGGCACCTCGGGTACGCCGAGGGCGCTCTGGCGGCCACCTACCCCGGTATGACGATCCGCAACCACGAGTGGTGGAACCCGGACACGTTCGTCTCGCTCGGTTCGATCAGCGCCGAGCGGGTCGGCGAGCTGTCGGGGGGTCGACTGCACCGCAGCGTCGAGGTGGTGCTGAACCGGGCGGTGGTCGATCACGATGTCGCGATCGTCGTCGGGCCGGTGTTCCCGCACGAAGTGGTCGGCTTCTCCGGCGGCAACAAGTACTTCTTCCCCGGGGTGGCCGGGCCGGAGGTCATCGACTTCTCGCACTGGCTGGGGGCCCTGATCAGCAGCGTCGAGATCATCGGGACCCGCGGCATCACTCCGGTCCGCGCCCTGATCGACGAGGCGGCCTCGTTGATCCCGAGCCGCCGTCTGGCCCTGTGCCTGGTCGCCGAGTCCGGCACCGACGCGTTGCACGCGGCGTCCTTCGGAACCCCTGAGGCGGCCTGGGCGGCCTGCGCCGACATCTCCGCCCTGACCCACGTCCGGTACCTGGACGCGCCGGTGGCCAGGGTGCTCTCGATCATCCCGACCCGCTACCAGGACATGTGGACGGGGGCCAAGGGGTTCTACAAGGTCGAGCCGGTGGTGGCCGACGGCGGACAGGTCATCCTGTACGCACCGCACATCAACGAGCTCTCCGCGATGCATCCGGCCATCACCGAGATCGGTTACCACTGCAGGGACTACTTCCTCGGTCAGTGGGACAGATTCAAGGATCACCACTGGGGAGACCTCGCGCACTCGACCCACCTGCGGGGGGCCGGCACCTGGGATCCGGTGGACGGCGAACGCGGACGGGTCACCGTCACGCTGGCCACCGGCATCCCGGAAGCGGTGGTGCGCGCGGCTAACCTGGACTACCTCGACCCGGCCTGCGTCGATCGGGCCGCCCTCGAGGCGGACCCGGACACGCTCGTCCTACCCCAGGCCGGCGAGGTCCTGTTCCGGTTACGAGGAGAGCAATGA